TGTGCTATCAGGCTTATCAACATCTAATGAGGAGAACCAGTTGTCATAAAGACGCGCTCCTTTCGCCAAAACCCAGGCGTCGCTAGGCTCCGAAGGTGCTCCATAGATGTAATCTCTATGGTAGGCCTCATCATCTTCTGACGCTAAAGCTCGCTCTCCAAGACTGAATGCAACAACTGCTAGGGCACCTGCCATAGAGGTAAACAAGCCTATCTTAATTGATTTACTTAGCATTTATGGGTCCCTCCCACTTTGAGTTGGCTTCTCAATGCTTGAAAAGGTTTTTACAGATATTTTGTGTTAGAATATGCTGATATTCAGGCGTCTGCTTTGATATGGATCACCTGAGCAAAACGCGTGAGGGGGCTCTTTAGGGAAGATGCCTTTAGCGATCAGCTAAGGTGGGGAATCGATCCCCGACAATCTGCAAACTGTTCGCGCTTGGCTAAAAGCGGACCTTCATTCCGCTCACACCAATCCCCAAAACCTCAGCACGGATCTATCAAAAAAGCCGCGCCATCAATAAGGACGGCGCGGCAAGATAACAGGGAGGCTTCAAGCTTGGATAAAGACCAAGCTTTTAAACGATATCAGAGGCGATTCGAGCCGACCTAGAAGAAAGACAAACTCGAAATCTTCATGTCCGCTACCGGCTAAAAGCGGACGTTAACCCCTGACAATACCGACATTGACCCTCACGATCTCTTTTCACTCAAGAGATTACATAGCGTCTCAAGAATTTTGATCCTGGCAAACTTCTTGTCTTCAGAAGGAACCAAAACCCACGGTGCGTTGATGGTGCTCGTTCGATCAATCATTTCCACCGCCGCTGCCTGATAAGAGTCCCAATTCTTCCGATTACGCCAATCCTCCTCAGTTATCTTGAAGCGCTTAAAGGGAGTCTCTTCCCGACTCTTGAAGCGCTTCAATTGTTCGTCTTTGCTGATCTGCAGCCAAAACTTGACGACCTTCCGCTTGCTTTCCACAAGCTCACCTTCGAAATCAGCTATCTCCTGATAGGCGCGCTGCCAATCCTCGATGGGGCAGAGCCCTTCCACGCGCTCAACGAGCACTCGTCCATACCAACTCCTATCGAAAATAACCAAGCGGCCCTGAGAAGGAATACGCCGCCAGAATCGCCAGAGATAAGGGTGGGCTAACTCTTCGTCAGTGGGCGCTGCGATCGAATGGATTTGGTAGATGCGCGGGTCAAGCTGGCGCACAACTCTCCGGATGCAACCGCCTTTACCTGCAGCGTCGGCCCCCTCAAACACCACTATCATGCCGCTGCGTTTAAAATCATCGGCTTGTGTAAGTTTATGAAGACGTTGCTGCAGCGCATTTAGTTGCTTTCGATATGTCTTTGGGTGCTGCTTGCTTGAGAGATCTAAGCGATCCAGGATCGTTGGGCCAGGGATTCCCTTAGCTTTAAGTGGAGGTGTTGGAGCGGGCGCGGGGTGGCATGGTGCTTCGAGCTTATGCTCCATGCGGTCGAGTAGT
This genomic stretch from Limibacillus sp. harbors:
- a CDS encoding polyphosphate kinase; protein product: LLDRMEHKLEAPCHPAPAPTPPLKAKGIPGPTILDRLDLSSKQHPKTYRKQLNALQQRLHKLTQADDFKRSGMIVVFEGADAAGKGGCIRRVVRQLDPRIYQIHSIAAPTDEELAHPYLWRFWRRIPSQGRLVIFDRSWYGRVLVERVEGLCPIEDWQRAYQEIADFEGELVESKRKVVKFWLQISKDEQLKRFKSREETPFKRFKITEEDWRNRKNWDSYQAAAVEMIDRTSTINAPWVLVPSEDKKFARIKILETLCNLLSEKRS